The region ACTCAATTCGCGGCTGACATCCTGTGTGGCTCTGGAACAGCAGTTGGCGGCGGAATTCTCGCTCACCAGGGCTATCATCGTACCGACTCCAGAGGATGAGGACCTCATCCCCGTCCTGCTCGGTCAAGCGGCAGCCGATTATCTCGTTCAGTTGCTGAACGGCGGCAACATTCGCGGCATCGGCGTCGGATGGGGAGCCACTCTGCGCGAAATGGTGCGTCATATGCCTTCACAGCGGCGACCCGAAATCTGTGTCAACTCGGTCATGGGCGGACTGACGCATGGCATCGAAATCAACACGTTTGATATCGCAAGCGACCTTGCCCGCCAGCTCAATGCCGAATGTTCCTATCTTGCCGCGCCCATTTACGCCGGCAGCCCCGAGTCGCGCGAAGCGATCGTCAGACAAGACGTCTTTGAAGCGGCCTTCCGGCAGATCGAGGCCAATGACGTCATCGTGCTCAGCATCGGCGACATGACCGAACGCTCACTGCTGATGCGCTACGGCCTGCCGAGCAACATCAACATAGAAGAGCTTGTCGCAGCCGGCGCCTGTGGTGACGTGCTTGGCCAGTTTGTCGATAAGACCGGGCGCCCGATCGAGCATCCGATCAACAGGTGCGCGATTGCTCCGGAATTTGAGGTGTTACGAGCCATTCCCAATGTCGTCTTCGCATCGGGCGGCTTGAACAAGGTTCACGCAATTGCCGCGGTTTTGTTGTCCGGGCTTGGAAACGTGCTGATTTGCGACGAAGCGACCGCACTGCAGGCGCAACTCGTTGCTACCGAGTTGAGGACGCGCGGCGGGTCATAGACCGCGCATCGACGGTCGATCTCGACTGCGAGCTCTTCCGGATACATCCACGTGCGCCTGCGCATCTCAGGAACTCTCCGGTCGCCCATTTGTTTTACATTCTGCACCGCCCAGAAATTGCCCCCAGATGCAATCGGCGGCAGTGGAGCTGATCCATGGATATGACGCGCATTCGAGATCGCATGGTGGAGCACCACGTGACGTGTCGTGGCATTCGCGATCAAAACGTCATCGAGGCGATGCGCATGGTGGCGCGCGAAAAATTCGTTCCTCCAGGCTCCGAGGAATTCGCCTATGAGGATGCGCCGCTGTCGATCGGCGAGGGCCAGACGATTTCGCAGCCATTCATCGTGGCTCTGATGCTCGAAAAGGCCAATCTGAATGCCGGTGACAAAGTGCTCGAGGTCGGAACGGGCTCTGGCTATGCTTCCGCCCTCATCAGCCGGATAGCAAGGTATGTCTATTCTATCGAGCGCCATGAAAAGCTGGCGCTTGAGGCTAAGGAACGGTTCGAGAAGCTAGGATACCGCAACATCGACGTTCGCGTCGGCGATGGCAGCAAGGGCTGGGCGAAAGCCGCTCCGTTCGATGCCATTATCGTTTCCGCGGGCGCACCCGAGGTACCAACCGCCTTGAAAGAACAGCTGGGGCTCGGAGGGCGACTGATCATCCCGGTCGGCGGCGGTGAAGGGCAGCGGCTGAAACGGCTCACGCGCACCGGCGCCACCGTATTCGAGGAAGAAGATCTTGGCGGGGTGCGCTTCGTTCCCTTGATCGGTGAAGACGCCTGGACTGCTACCCATCCGATGTATACGGCCACGGCCCCCTCATTGCCGAAAGTGGTTGCCTCCGAGCCAAGATCTCCGCAAGACGCACAGGGAGGGGTATGGGAAAGATAGACAAATTGCCCGCGCTGCCGCATCAGCATCATCAAGAAGCAGAAATCCGGCTGACAACTGACGACGAAGGAAACACCTCGAGGGCATGAACTCGCTGCCATTTTTGAGTTGATAGCCGCTTGGGAATGCGCGTCAGAAGGATAGGTCGAGCACCCTGCCCTCGAACAGACGATCCCGAGAGCCTTCGAGATGCGCCTTCATCAGTCTTTGTGCATCGTCAGGCCGGCCATCGGCGATCGCCTTGTAGATGGCGTTATGCTCTTCATAGACCTGTTCCAACCCTTGGCGAGGGCCGAGCAAAGAGAGGCCGTGGAGATGCATGCCGACGGCGATATGAGCCTTCAGCGCATCGATCGAGGCCGTGTAATAGTGATTGTTGGCAGCCTCCGTCACCGCGCGGTGGAAGAGAAAATCGGCATCGGTGCGGTGAAGCTGATGGCTGGTCGCCTCACGCAGATCCGCAAGCGCGCTGGCGATCTTCTGAATGGCCGATTCATTGCGGCGCTTGGCGGCGAAATAGGCCGCCGCCGGCTCGATCGTCAGGCGGAATTCGTAGCAGCGCTGAATGTCGGCGATCGTCTTGACCGGCGAATAGGCAAGCTGCGTCGTCGGCGATCCATGCGCACTGACAAAGGTGCCGGCGCCCTGCCGGGCATAGACCATGCCCTGATCGCGCAGGCGCGCCAGCGCATCGCGGACGATCGGCCGCGACACACCCAGCATCGAGGCAAGCTCATGCTCGCCGGGAAGGCGTGAATCGGGCGGATAGTTTCCGCCGCGGATACGCTCGAGCAACTGGTCGAAGACGCGATCGACCAGCTTGACGCCCTTGCCGCGTTCGGGCTTGCCCGGCGGGCCGGCTTCCGCGTTCAAAGATTCGCCATTCACTTCAGCCACGTCATTCTCCCCGACGGTATCTTACTATGCCGCCCGATTCCAAAGGACCAGTCTTAACAAACTATCGGGCTTGCCGAAGCCCCCCGACTTCACGGCGCACCGAAAATGCCGCCCGTCGGCTGCCGTGACATCGAACCACGGCACACCGGCTTCGATTTCGCCCTGCGGCGCCAGCACTCTGACCCCAAGCGCCTGGAAAACGGCAAGCGCCGTATCGCCGCCGCCGACCATCAGCATGTCAGGCCTGGTATCGTCGATGACCGATCTAACGCCTGCAGCAAAACAGCGGGCGACCTCTGCTGCATCGGCTGTCATATCGCCGGTGCAGCGCAGCAGCGCCGGCAGCGCCATGCCCTCCCCGACTTCGACCTGCCCCATCGGCGCGTCTACCACCATGCGCAGGACACCCGAGGCTTCGAGCCGGTCCATCTGGGTAGCGGTAATCGGATCGCGCGAGCCAAAAGCGAAAAGGGTGCGTCGGGTCGCTGCAAATTCCGGCACCGGCTGCCGCCCCGTTTCGCCGAGCTGGCGGGCAAGAGCAGCACCCAGACCCCGTGCGCCGACCGCAAGTGCCAGCCGCCAGTCCTGATCAACCACGATCTGGTCGAGATCACTGTCATTCTCCGCATCGGCAACGGTGACGCTGCCTGCGCGGCTCTCGAACAGATCGGCGATCGGGAGCGGCTTGTCGACGCCGCGGCCGACAACACAGCCTCTGTAGGTCACGCGCTCCTGATCGGGAATAGCGGGCGCCACTAGGATAGTCTCCAGGCCGAGCGCATCTGCCAGCGCCAGGCTCTCCGCCGCGACATTGCCCTTCAGACGGGAGTCGATCTTCTTCATCACGACTGCGGGCTTCACGCCACGAAGTGCCTCGGTCGCGAAGCGCACCCTTTCGGCAGCTTCGCGCTCGCCGAGCGCGCGCGAGGCCGTGTTGATAACGACCACGTCACAGCCAGTGGCGATGGCATCCTCTGCGGCCTCGACATCAACGGCGACCGAAATCGAAAGGCCGGCTTCGACGAAGGGCGTGCCTGTATCGAGCGCGCCGGTCAGGTCATCGGCAATGATGACGGCCTTCAGCGTCATGCGGTCTGTCCGGTGTTGACGGCGTGACAGGCGACGAGATGGCCGGGTTTTGCTTCCTGCCACGCGGGGATCACCTTGCTGCAGACATCCATGGCGATCGGGCAGCGCGTGTGGAAACGGCAGCCGGTCGGCGGGTTCAGCGGGCTCGGCACATCACCCTGCAGGATCTGGCGCTGGCGCGTGCGCTCATGCTCCGGATCGGTCTCCGGAACGGCCGACAGCAGCGCTCTGGTATAGGGATGCAGCGGATTGTCGAACAGTTCCTCGCGGGTGGCAAGTTCGGCCAGCCGCCCGAGATACATGACGCCGACACGGGTGCTGATATGGCGCACGACCGCGAGATCATGGGCGATGAAGAGATAGGTCAGCCCGTATTTTTCCTGCAGATCGAGCAGCAGGTTGATGATTTGCGCCTGGATCGACACGTCGAGCGCCGAAATCGCCTCGTCGCAGACGATGAATTTCGGCTGGCAGGCGAGCGCGCGGGCAATGACGACGCGCTGGCGCTGACCGCCGGAAAGCTCGTGCGGGTAGCGCTGGGCAAACCGCGTCGGCAGGCCGACATCGGTGAGCAGTGTCGTCACCCTGTCCTTCAGCTCGGCCTTGGTGCAGAGCTTGTGGAAGAGGATCGGCTCGCCGATCGCCTCGCCCACCGTCATGCGCGGATTGAGTGTCGAATAGGGATCCTGGAAGACGATCTGCAGGTCGCGGCGAAACGGCCGCATCTGCTTCTCGTCGAGCGTCGCGAGATCCTGGCCCTTGTAGACGACCTTGCCGCTGGTCGCCTTGTAGAGGTTGAGGATGGTGAAACCGGTCGTCGACTTGCCGCAGCCGGATTCGCCGACCAGGCTCAGCGTCTCGCCTTCCATGATGTCGAGATTGACATTGTCGAGGGCATAGACGGTTGCCGAGCGTTCGCCGAAGGCGCCGAGCTTGACGTGGAAATGCTTGACCAGGTTTTCGATCTTGAGCAGCGGTTGAGCGCCCATCACGCGGCCTCCTGCATTCTCTGGACGACGAAACAGGCGGCGCGGTGATTGGCGCTGCCGCTCAACGGTTCGAGCTGCGGCACCTTCTCGTGGCATATGGTTTCGGCAAGCGGGCAGCGCGGCGCAAATGGGCAACCCTTCGGCCGGCGGCCAGGCTCCGGCGGCGTGCCGCCGATCGAGCTCAGCCGGCTTGCCGGCGGGTCCGAAAGCTTCGGGATAGAAGACAGCAGGCCGCGCGTATAGGGATGGCTCGGGCGGGCATAGAGCTCGTCGACCGGCGCATCCTCGACCACCGTGCCGGCATAGAGCACGGCGACGCGATCGACCAGGCCGGCGATCAGCGCCAGATCATGGGTGATCCAGACGACCGACATGCCGAGCTTGGCTCTGAGATCCTTCACCAGATCGACGATCTGAGCCTGGATGGTGACGTCGAGCGCCGTCGTCGGCTCATCGGCAATCAAAAGCTTCGGATTGCAGGCAAGACCGATCGCGATCATCACGCGCTGGCGCATGCCGCCGGAGAGCTCGTGCGGATAGGCCTGCAGGCGCTCTTCCGGGCCGGGAATGCCGACAAGCCGCAGAAGTTCGACAGCGCGGGCGCGGGCCGCCGCCTTTTTCATTCCGCGATGGTAGACCAGCGGCTCACAGATCTGGTCGCCGACGCGCATCACCGGATTGAGCGAAGTCATCGGATCCTGAAAGACGAAGCCGATATCGCCGCCGCGCACCTTGCGCAGCTCGCGATTCGACATCGTCTGCAGGTCGCGGCCGTCGAATGTCGCCGATCCCTTGGTGACCTTGATCTTGTTCGGCAGCAGCCGCATCAGGCTCAGCATGGTCAGGCTCTTGCCGCAGCCGGATTCGCCGACGACGCCAAGGGTCTCGCCCTTGTTGACATGGAGATCGATGCCATCGACGACCACGGCCGGGCCGTTGCGGCCGTCGATCTCGACGGTGAGGCCCCTGACATCGAGCAGGCGGTCGGTGCTTTTCGTATCCATCATTTGCTGCCCCGCGGATTGAGCGCGTCGTTGAGTCCGTCGCCAAGGAAGCTGAAGGCAACCGAGGCAAGGCCGAGCACGGCCGCCGGAGCGGCGAGAAGGTGGGGATAATGCTGCCAGACGCGCAGGCCGTCCGAGATCATGTTGCCCCAGCTCGGCGTTGGCGGATTGACCCCGACGCCGAGGAAGCTGAAGGCGCTTTCCAGCACCATCGCCGTGCCGAGGCCGGCGCTGACCGAGACGATCAGGGGGCCGAGCGCATTCGGAATGACATAACGCTTGATGATGATCCAGTTCGACAGGCCGAGCGCCTGGGCCGCGGTGATATAGGGCCGGCTGCGGATCGACAGTACCTGGGCGCGCACGAGACGGGCGTAAGGCGGCCAGGAGATCAGCGCCATCGAGCCGAAGACGAGAATGAAATCCACCCACATGGTTTCGCGGTAGAAGGGATTGAGGGTCGCGAGATAACGCGCCTCCATCCATTTGCTGATCGGCGATTTCAGCGAGGCGTTGATGACGACGACGAGCAGCAGGTTGGGAACCGACATCGTCACGTCGGTCAGCCACATGATGGCGCGATCGAATGGATTGCCGAAGAAACCAGCGACGGCCCCGAGCACCAGGCCAATCAGCACCGCGAAGACGGTGACGATGATGGCGACGAGGAAGGCGGTGCGTGTGCCGAAGACCACGCGGCTGAAGACGTCGCGGCCGAGATCGTCGGTTCCGAAGAGGTGGCTCATCGACGGCAGGACGTTGCGGGCGTTGAGGTCCTGGCTCAAATAATCATAAGGCGTGAGGTAGGGGCCGAAGATCGCCGTGAAGCCGAGGATCAGGACGATGACGAGGCCGAAGATGGCGAGCCTGTTGCGCTTCAGCCGATACCAGGCATCGCGCCACAGGCTGACCGGCTCTTCGACGGTTTCGGTGGTGGAAAGAGGGATGGCGGACATGGTCAGCGGCTCCTTCTTGAATCATTGGCACGCGGGTCGAGCAGCGGATAGAGCACATCCACCAGGAGGTTCGAGACCATCACCAGGAATGAGCCGATCAGCGTGATCGCCAGAATGACCGGATAATCGGAATTGATCAGCGCCTGCACAGTCAACCGGCCGAGGCCCGGCAGGCCGAAGACGAGTTCGACGAAGATCGCGCCGTTGACGATGGTGATCATGATCAGGCCGAGCTGCGTGACGACGGGCGTCAGCACCGGCCGCAGGATATGGCGCAATGCCACGATGATCTCGGGCACGCCCTTGGCGCGGGCGGTGCGGACGAAATCCTCCGACAGTACCTCGATGACGGCGGCACGCGTCTGCCTCACGATCAGCGCGATCGGCTGGAAGGAAAGGACGAGCAACGGCAGCAGGATACGGACATCGAAGATGCCGCCCCAGCCATAGGGCACGCTTGCACCCGGCAGCAGCACGATGAGGCCGACCATCAGCATCGGACCGGCGACATAGGCCGGGATCGCCCAGAGGAAGAGTGCGGAGCCCAGAATGGCATAGTCGATGCGCGAATTCTGGTTGAGCGCAGCGATCATGCCGAGCGGGATCGCGACGACGGCGGTCAGGATGATGGAACAGATCGCAAGCTGGAAGGAGACGGGGGCTGCGGCCGAGACCATTGCCCAGACGGAGCGGCCCGAGGTCAACGAATTGCCGAACTGGCCGTGCAGCAGGTTCCAGATGTAAAGGCCGAACTGGACGATGAAGGGTTTGTTGAGACCGGCACTTTCGCGAATGGCTTCGATGCGCTGCGGATTATAGGCGACGTCGCCTGGCGCGCGCAGGAAGATCAGCTTGATCGGATCGCCTGCACCATAGAAGGCCAGCGCGTAGACCGCCAGCATCACCACCAGAACGGACGGAATCCAGATGGCAAATCGGGTTAGCACGTAGCGCAGCAAGGCCACCTCCCACCTGTTGTTCGACGCGTTCCCGCTTTTGGCTGCGATCGCATCTCTTCTTTTTGATACGTGCGCGAAGGCCTTGCGGCCTTCGCGCGGGTTATTGCCGATTGGAACGGTTTCCGCCGGATCAACCGATGGAAATGTTCCAGGGTTCGACGACCTGCCAGTCAAGGTTCTTTTCCAGGCCCTTGACCTCTTTGGTAGCCCAGCGCGACATCGCCTGAGAATACCATGGAATGAAGGCCCAATCCTCGCGGAACGCCTTCTGGGCTTCCTGGGCGAGAGCGATGCGCTTCGGATCGTCCGCAGCCTTGGTCGTGGCCTCGGCAAGGGCACTGTCGACCTTGTCGTTCTTGTATCCACCGAGCTTGTTCTGCGCATTCGACGAGGTCGAGGCGATGCAGCCCGCCAGATAGGAGACGGCATCGGGAACGCGGGTGCCGACGTCGTCGCGGAAGATCTGGACCGAATTCTGATCCGGACCCGCATAGGAATCCTGCTGCGGCTTCATGTCGACGGCTGTGATGCCGAGATTCTGACGCCACTGCTCGGCGATGAACTGGGCGGCGGCCTGAATGGCCGGCGCCGAAATGCCGACGAACAGGATCTTCGGCAGGCGCTCCGGACCGCCGTAGGTCGATTCCGCAAGCAGCTTCTTGGCAGCAGCCGGATCATAGGGATAAGGCTCGAAACCGGAATTCTCCGCACCCGGAACCGAATTGAGGATCTGGTCGGCTTTCTTGTGCGGGCCGTCGGGATAGGACGCCTTGAACAAGCCGTCGCGATCGACGGCCATGATCAGCGCCTGGCGGACCTTCGGATCGTCCATCGGCGCGCGGGAGATGTTGAACCAGAAATGCTGGCTGGTCGGGATCAGCGGGCCGGCCGAGAATTCCGGACCAAGATCCTGGATGATGGTCGAGGTGACAAGTTCGGTATGGGCGTTGAACTCGCCCGATTTGATCAGCGACGTTGCAGTGACATTATCCTCGATCGAGGTGATATCAATACGGGCAAGCTTCGGCTTCGGTCCGAAGAAGTTCTCATTCGGCTCGAACGAGAGTTTGCCGGCGTCGATGTCGATGCTCGTCAGCTTGAACGGACCGGAGAAGACCGGCTTGCTATCGGGCTTATACCAATCGATGATCTCCTCGCCGTCGCTGCCGCGCGACTGCGATGCCTTGGTGATCGGCGCGATGTGGTTTGCCAGGCGCATGAAGAAGATCGGGTCTGCGGCACCAAGCGTCACCACGACCGTCCCTTCGTCGGGTGTCGCGACACCAGTCAACTCCTTGCCGGAGCCGGCGGCGATTTCGGCGTAACCCTTGACCCTGCTCAGCACCTGGTCGGCGCGCTGG is a window of Rhizobium leguminosarum bv. trifolii WSM1325 DNA encoding:
- a CDS encoding transcriptional regulator, DeoR family (PFAM: putative sugar-binding domain protein~KEGG: rec:RHECIAT_CH0002894 putative transcriptional regulator protein, DeoR family); the protein is MTQNRNSPFAPVALPDEQMQVRVVWLYYMEGRTQGEIAEALSTNRLRVNKIIAEARRSGLVTITLNSRLTSCVALEQQLAAEFSLTRAIIVPTPEDEDLIPVLLGQAAADYLVQLLNGGNIRGIGVGWGATLREMVRHMPSQRRPEICVNSVMGGLTHGIEINTFDIASDLARQLNAECSYLAAPIYAGSPESREAIVRQDVFEAAFRQIEANDVIVLSIGDMTERSLLMRYGLPSNINIEELVAAGACGDVLGQFVDKTGRPIEHPINRCAIAPEFEVLRAIPNVVFASGGLNKVHAIAAVLLSGLGNVLICDEATALQAQLVATELRTRGGS
- a CDS encoding protein-L-isoaspartate O-methyltransferase (KEGG: ret:RHE_PB00041 L-isoaspartyl protein carboxyl methyltransferase protein~TIGRFAM: protein-L-isoaspartate O-methyltransferase~PFAM: protein-L-isoaspartate(D-aspartate) O-methyltransferase; Methyltransferase type 11), with the translated sequence MDMTRIRDRMVEHHVTCRGIRDQNVIEAMRMVAREKFVPPGSEEFAYEDAPLSIGEGQTISQPFIVALMLEKANLNAGDKVLEVGTGSGYASALISRIARYVYSIERHEKLALEAKERFEKLGYRNIDVRVGDGSKGWAKAAPFDAIIVSAGAPEVPTALKEQLGLGGRLIIPVGGGEGQRLKRLTRTGATVFEEEDLGGVRFVPLIGEDAWTATHPMYTATAPSLPKVVASEPRSPQDAQGGVWER
- a CDS encoding GntR domain protein (PFAM: GntR domain protein; regulatory protein GntR HTH~SMART: regulatory protein GntR HTH~KEGG: ret:RHE_PB00038 GntR family transcriptional regulator); translated protein: MAEVNGESLNAEAGPPGKPERGKGVKLVDRVFDQLLERIRGGNYPPDSRLPGEHELASMLGVSRPIVRDALARLRDQGMVYARQGAGTFVSAHGSPTTQLAYSPVKTIADIQRCYEFRLTIEPAAAYFAAKRRNESAIQKIASALADLREATSHQLHRTDADFLFHRAVTEAANNHYYTASIDALKAHIAVGMHLHGLSLLGPRQGLEQVYEEHNAIYKAIADGRPDDAQRLMKAHLEGSRDRLFEGRVLDLSF
- a CDS encoding conserved hypothetical protein (KEGG: rec:RHECIAT_PC0000315 hypothetical protein); this translates as MTLKAVIIADDLTGALDTGTPFVEAGLSISVAVDVEAAEDAIATGCDVVVINTASRALGEREAAERVRFATEALRGVKPAVVMKKIDSRLKGNVAAESLALADALGLETILVAPAIPDQERVTYRGCVVGRGVDKPLPIADLFESRAGSVTVADAENDSDLDQIVVDQDWRLALAVGARGLGAALARQLGETGRQPVPEFAATRRTLFAFGSRDPITATQMDRLEASGVLRMVVDAPMGQVEVGEGMALPALLRCTGDMTADAAEVARCFAAGVRSVIDDTRPDMLMVGGGDTALAVFQALGVRVLAPQGEIEAGVPWFDVTAADGRHFRCAVKSGGFGKPDSLLRLVLWNRAA
- a CDS encoding oligopeptide/dipeptide ABC transporter, ATPase subunit (KEGG: rec:RHECIAT_PC0000316 probable oligopeptide ABC transporter, ATP-binding protein~TIGRFAM: oligopeptide/dipeptide ABC transporter, ATPase subunit~PFAM: ABC transporter related; Oligopeptide/dipeptide ABC transporter domain protein~SMART: AAA ATPase) — translated: MGAQPLLKIENLVKHFHVKLGAFGERSATVYALDNVNLDIMEGETLSLVGESGCGKSTTGFTILNLYKATSGKVVYKGQDLATLDEKQMRPFRRDLQIVFQDPYSTLNPRMTVGEAIGEPILFHKLCTKAELKDRVTTLLTDVGLPTRFAQRYPHELSGGQRQRVVIARALACQPKFIVCDEAISALDVSIQAQIINLLLDLQEKYGLTYLFIAHDLAVVRHISTRVGVMYLGRLAELATREELFDNPLHPYTRALLSAVPETDPEHERTRQRQILQGDVPSPLNPPTGCRFHTRCPIAMDVCSKVIPAWQEAKPGHLVACHAVNTGQTA
- a CDS encoding oligopeptide/dipeptide ABC transporter, ATPase subunit (KEGG: ret:RHE_PB00035 oligopeptide ABC transporter, ATP-binding protein~TIGRFAM: oligopeptide/dipeptide ABC transporter, ATPase subunit~PFAM: ABC transporter related; Oligopeptide/dipeptide ABC transporter domain protein~SMART: AAA ATPase); its protein translation is MMDTKSTDRLLDVRGLTVEIDGRNGPAVVVDGIDLHVNKGETLGVVGESGCGKSLTMLSLMRLLPNKIKVTKGSATFDGRDLQTMSNRELRKVRGGDIGFVFQDPMTSLNPVMRVGDQICEPLVYHRGMKKAAARARAVELLRLVGIPGPEERLQAYPHELSGGMRQRVMIAIGLACNPKLLIADEPTTALDVTIQAQIVDLVKDLRAKLGMSVVWITHDLALIAGLVDRVAVLYAGTVVEDAPVDELYARPSHPYTRGLLSSIPKLSDPPASRLSSIGGTPPEPGRRPKGCPFAPRCPLAETICHEKVPQLEPLSGSANHRAACFVVQRMQEAA
- a CDS encoding binding-protein-dependent transport systems inner membrane component (PFAM: binding-protein-dependent transport systems inner membrane component~KEGG: ret:RHE_PB00034 putative oligopeptide ABC transporter, permease protein), which translates into the protein MSAIPLSTTETVEEPVSLWRDAWYRLKRNRLAIFGLVIVLILGFTAIFGPYLTPYDYLSQDLNARNVLPSMSHLFGTDDLGRDVFSRVVFGTRTAFLVAIIVTVFAVLIGLVLGAVAGFFGNPFDRAIMWLTDVTMSVPNLLLVVVINASLKSPISKWMEARYLATLNPFYRETMWVDFILVFGSMALISWPPYARLVRAQVLSIRSRPYITAAQALGLSNWIIIKRYVIPNALGPLIVSVSAGLGTAMVLESAFSFLGVGVNPPTPSWGNMISDGLRVWQHYPHLLAAPAAVLGLASVAFSFLGDGLNDALNPRGSK
- a CDS encoding binding-protein-dependent transport systems inner membrane component (PFAM: binding-protein-dependent transport systems inner membrane component~KEGG: ret:RHE_PB00033 putative oligopeptide ABC transporter, permease protein) translates to MLRYVLTRFAIWIPSVLVVMLAVYALAFYGAGDPIKLIFLRAPGDVAYNPQRIEAIRESAGLNKPFIVQFGLYIWNLLHGQFGNSLTSGRSVWAMVSAAAPVSFQLAICSIILTAVVAIPLGMIAALNQNSRIDYAILGSALFLWAIPAYVAGPMLMVGLIVLLPGASVPYGWGGIFDVRILLPLLVLSFQPIALIVRQTRAAVIEVLSEDFVRTARAKGVPEIIVALRHILRPVLTPVVTQLGLIMITIVNGAIFVELVFGLPGLGRLTVQALINSDYPVILAITLIGSFLVMVSNLLVDVLYPLLDPRANDSRRSR
- a CDS encoding extracellular solute-binding protein family 5 (PFAM: extracellular solute-binding protein family 5~KEGG: ret:RHE_PB00032 putative oligopeptide ABC transporter, substrate-binding protein), encoding MSDQSDKTKISRRNALKLGLAAGVGLTVFGMNARIVMADEGQVLKVANPAFDQDWSPLRGGGRTFRWNSIWWASPMYFDSEGNIKPYVFTSWESADNTVWTFKLDPKAVFSDGSKITSADVKGSWEVSSMPNTKNQRADQVLSRVKGYAEIAAGSGKELTGVATPDEGTVVVTLGAADPIFFMRLANHIAPITKASQSRGSDGEEIIDWYKPDSKPVFSGPFKLTSIDIDAGKLSFEPNENFFGPKPKLARIDITSIEDNVTATSLIKSGEFNAHTELVTSTIIQDLGPEFSAGPLIPTSQHFWFNISRAPMDDPKVRQALIMAVDRDGLFKASYPDGPHKKADQILNSVPGAENSGFEPYPYDPAAAKKLLAESTYGGPERLPKILFVGISAPAIQAAAQFIAEQWRQNLGITAVDMKPQQDSYAGPDQNSVQIFRDDVGTRVPDAVSYLAGCIASTSSNAQNKLGGYKNDKVDSALAEATTKAADDPKRIALAQEAQKAFREDWAFIPWYSQAMSRWATKEVKGLEKNLDWQVVEPWNISIG